In Methanococcoides sp. AM1, one genomic interval encodes:
- a CDS encoding MazG nucleotide pyrophosphohydrolase domain-containing protein: MEISEFQKLMYDLYAHNDKRRGAAATTLWLVEEIGELAEAVRREDMENLREELADCFAWIGALANLFEIDLEAAFLEKYPLVCPTCGKNPCICTD; this comes from the coding sequence ATGGAGATCTCAGAATTCCAGAAACTTATGTATGACCTCTACGCACACAATGATAAACGCAGAGGAGCTGCTGCCACCACTCTCTGGCTGGTCGAGGAGATCGGGGAGCTGGCAGAGGCAGTTCGCAGGGAGGACATGGAGAACCTGAGGGAAGAGCTTGCAGATTGTTTTGCCTGGATAGGTGCCCTGGCAAATCTCTTCGAGATCGACCTCGAGGCAGCGTTCCTGGAAAAGTATCCGCTTGTATGCCCTACCTGCGGGAAGAATCCTTGCATTTGTACTGACTGA
- a CDS encoding pro-sigmaK processing inhibitor BofA family protein translates to MVMEIIVVLVAIIIALLLYKVLKTVKNMVVNTVLGVILLLIANFALGLNIAFSWVVILVCAFTGVIGAVLIVLLAYLGIFF, encoded by the coding sequence ATGGTAATGGAAATTATAGTAGTACTGGTGGCTATCATCATAGCTCTTCTTCTGTACAAGGTGCTGAAGACTGTCAAGAATATGGTAGTGAACACCGTATTGGGTGTGATTCTCCTTCTGATCGCCAACTTTGCACTGGGTCTGAACATTGCTTTTTCATGGGTTGTGATACTGGTCTGTGCATTCACAGGAGTTATTGGAGCAGTTCTGATAGTGCTTTTAGCATATCTCGGTATCTTCTTCTGA
- a CDS encoding DUF11 domain-containing protein, which produces MHLKRIALAILMVLFLTGISSAADEFQYEEIWVHQGVFDLATGDRASAEKYTVKLHEINEDDDGFSATLLLYVNGEFQKSFFADASLNNEFVHEKDLKVRTLSIDETKVALELYLHEYELVWIPSESRKLAVEDTVQVDNAIIKLLNVSDTVATMEVTIDGKAYVNEYETNTYQKYSDDILLRVTYIDRDNKEINLQLYQPGEPGFKVEINGLADQYSPNIPASFEIILKNTGTIPARGITITASASSGQLDPVSYELAMLDTLKIYKIPVNLTFPETPVKENIMIDVNVDGYDYRGNNYQNTTTAQTIVEPYISIEKTIDTHLLTEEDKTKRKIIVEMVVYNNASIGHEVNIHDPIPSTFMPVGVEATDWTVFIGAGRSENIRYKALPTVAGTYELGPAIASWYSQGETYSVVSDNAAVNIDVEGALLEIEKDVSLNDVFTGEEVDVTVTITNIGTSDLEVSLTEEIPAGFKFVSGEKSCEGLLEVGDQKWITYTMLVQEEGIFDLPPAMVTYTDEEKLQGKFGSNVVKLYVYSLGPAEMNIESESINMENSSLPRGEHASFLLSAFATIAGVLSIVPLIAYFYIRRSH; this is translated from the coding sequence ATGCATTTAAAGCGTATTGCTCTTGCAATCCTGATGGTCCTTTTTTTAACAGGCATATCCTCAGCTGCAGATGAATTCCAGTATGAGGAGATATGGGTGCATCAGGGGGTCTTTGATCTTGCAACAGGAGACAGGGCATCCGCAGAAAAATACACAGTCAAGCTCCATGAGATCAATGAAGATGATGACGGTTTTTCCGCTACATTACTTCTATATGTTAACGGAGAGTTCCAGAAGAGCTTCTTTGCAGATGCTTCGCTTAACAATGAATTCGTCCATGAAAAGGACCTCAAGGTAAGAACGCTTTCAATTGACGAAACGAAGGTTGCTCTCGAACTGTATCTTCACGAATACGAGCTTGTCTGGATACCATCTGAGAGCCGGAAGCTTGCAGTAGAAGACACGGTGCAGGTGGACAATGCCATCATCAAATTGCTCAATGTGAGTGATACCGTTGCTACTATGGAAGTTACAATCGATGGGAAAGCATACGTTAATGAATACGAAACAAATACCTATCAAAAATATTCAGATGACATACTGTTAAGAGTCACCTACATTGACAGGGATAACAAGGAGATCAATTTACAGTTGTACCAACCAGGTGAACCAGGCTTCAAAGTAGAGATCAACGGCCTTGCAGACCAGTATTCCCCGAACATACCTGCTTCTTTTGAGATAATCCTGAAAAACACAGGAACGATACCTGCAAGAGGTATCACCATCACTGCATCTGCCAGTAGCGGACAGCTTGATCCGGTAAGCTACGAGCTTGCAATGCTTGATACATTGAAGATCTACAAGATACCTGTCAACCTCACATTCCCCGAAACACCGGTAAAAGAGAACATAATGATCGATGTGAACGTTGACGGTTATGACTATAGGGGAAACAACTACCAGAATACAACGACAGCGCAGACCATTGTGGAACCGTACATATCTATTGAAAAGACAATTGATACCCATCTTCTGACAGAAGAGGACAAAACTAAAAGGAAGATCATCGTCGAAATGGTGGTCTACAACAATGCAAGTATTGGACATGAAGTTAACATACATGACCCAATACCTTCAACTTTCATGCCTGTGGGAGTGGAGGCAACGGACTGGACAGTATTCATTGGTGCCGGAAGATCAGAGAATATACGATACAAGGCATTACCCACAGTCGCCGGAACGTATGAACTGGGACCGGCAATTGCAAGCTGGTACTCACAGGGGGAAACTTACAGCGTTGTATCGGATAATGCTGCAGTGAACATCGATGTTGAAGGAGCATTACTGGAGATCGAAAAAGATGTTAGCCTCAATGATGTTTTCACAGGAGAGGAGGTTGACGTAACGGTAACGATCACGAACATCGGCACTAGTGATCTTGAAGTATCTTTAACAGAGGAGATCCCTGCCGGATTCAAATTCGTTAGTGGAGAGAAAAGCTGTGAAGGCTTGCTTGAGGTCGGGGATCAAAAGTGGATCACATATACGATGCTTGTACAGGAAGAAGGTATCTTTGATCTGCCACCTGCAATGGTTACATACACCGATGAAGAGAAACTTCAAGGGAAATTCGGATCGAACGTTGTGAAGCTCTATGTTTACTCACTTGGACCCGCTGAAATGAACATCGAAAGTGAGAGCATCAATATGGAAAATTCCTCACTCCCGAGAGGAGAACATGCAAGTTTTCTGTTATCAGCATTTGCCACAATAGCAGGTGTACTTTCCATCGTCCCGCTTATTGCATATTTTTATATACGCAGGTCACATTGA
- a CDS encoding nucleoside 2-deoxyribosyltransferase encodes MRIFLSGSIRGGRQMLPAYQFICSYLRRNGHEVLSWHVAHDGVEATESLMTETQIFERDMGFLRTSECMIAEVSLASTGVGYEVCSAINKGIPILCVHRPDTNVSAMILGNTNGNVTVKEYSDNEDLEMILRDFLGFF; translated from the coding sequence ATGAGGATATTCCTGTCCGGTTCCATACGGGGAGGAAGGCAGATGCTTCCCGCGTACCAGTTCATTTGTAGTTATCTTCGCAGGAACGGGCATGAGGTTTTGAGCTGGCATGTGGCTCACGATGGTGTCGAGGCGACAGAGTCACTTATGACCGAGACTCAGATATTCGAACGTGACATGGGCTTTCTAAGGACAAGTGAATGCATGATCGCAGAGGTCAGCCTTGCTTCCACAGGCGTTGGTTATGAAGTATGTTCCGCGATAAACAAGGGCATTCCGATCCTTTGTGTCCATAGGCCGGATACGAATGTCTCTGCCATGATACTGGGAAATACCAATGGCAACGTCACTGTGAAAGAGTATTCTGATAATGAAGACCTCGAAATGATCCTCCGGGATTTCCTTGGATTTTTTTGA
- a CDS encoding co-chaperone YbbN, with protein sequence MSNVVVMDFTATWCGPCQMQKPILEELEGEMGDKVEFKMVDVDQNNALAGKYGISAVPTLIIEKDGAEVKRFTGVTSVDVLRSELGKLV encoded by the coding sequence ATGAGCAATGTAGTAGTAATGGACTTTACCGCAACATGGTGCGGACCTTGCCAGATGCAGAAACCGATCCTTGAAGAGCTTGAAGGCGAGATGGGCGACAAGGTAGAATTCAAGATGGTGGATGTTGACCAGAACAATGCCCTTGCAGGCAAATATGGGATCAGTGCAGTTCCTACTCTTATCATTGAGAAGGACGGAGCTGAGGTCAAACGTTTCACCGGTGTGACAAGTGTCGATGTACTTCGCTCAGAGCTTGGCAAGCTCGTATGA
- the hisF gene encoding imidazole glycerol phosphate synthase subunit HisF produces the protein MLTKRIIPCLDVTLDSEGGTVVKGVEFVDLKKAGDPVDLAKRYNEQGADELVFLDITASHEGRSTMIDVIERTANEVFIPLTVGGGINSVEDVRQILRAGADKVSINTSAVKNPQLIKEASDIFGSQCIVTAIDCKRNTDVEDNQDKTILELEDGTPAWYEVVIYGGRKPTGLDAVQWAKKVEELGSGEILLTSMDRDGTYDGFDIPITRKLSEELEIPIIASGGVGKPEHMYGGFIDGKADAGLAASIFHFGEYTVRDVKEALDKKNIPVRL, from the coding sequence ATGCTTACAAAGAGGATTATACCCTGTCTTGATGTTACCCTTGATTCAGAAGGTGGCACCGTGGTCAAAGGTGTTGAATTCGTAGATCTCAAAAAAGCAGGCGATCCTGTGGACCTTGCTAAACGCTACAATGAGCAGGGAGCGGATGAACTTGTTTTCTTGGATATTACAGCATCCCACGAAGGCCGCTCAACAATGATCGATGTGATAGAGCGTACTGCTAACGAGGTCTTTATCCCACTGACCGTCGGTGGAGGTATCAATTCTGTGGAGGATGTCAGGCAAATTCTGCGTGCAGGTGCAGATAAGGTATCCATCAACACTTCTGCGGTGAAGAACCCTCAGCTGATCAAGGAGGCTTCCGATATATTCGGTTCACAGTGTATTGTGACCGCTATCGACTGCAAACGCAATACGGATGTTGAGGATAATCAGGACAAGACAATTCTCGAGCTTGAGGACGGAACTCCTGCATGGTATGAAGTAGTGATCTATGGTGGTCGCAAACCCACAGGCCTGGATGCTGTCCAGTGGGCGAAGAAGGTAGAAGAGCTTGGTTCCGGTGAGATCTTGCTGACGAGTATGGATCGTGACGGCACCTATGATGGTTTCGATATCCCTATCACAAGGAAACTTTCAGAAGAGCTGGAGATCCCTATCATCGCTTCTGGTGGCGTCGGGAAACCTGAGCACATGTATGGAGGTTTCATCGATGGTAAAGCTGATGCCGGACTTGCTGCCAGTATCTTCCACTTCGGCGAGTATACTGTGCGTGATGTGAAAGAAGCACTTGATAAAAAGAATATTCCTGTCAGGCTTTGA
- a CDS encoding ribosome biogenesis/translation initiation ATPase RLI produces MRIAILNKDRCQPRRCSHECEKYCPRVRTGDETIVFGEDGKAIISEELCVGCGICINKCPFDAIMIIGLPEALTEPTHRYGPNGFALYGLPTPQVGRVTGILGPNGIGKSTSVQILSGAVVPNFGGDNNDWDKVLEHYSGTAMHDYFKDVIDGKIKVSQKPQYVDMIPKAFNGKTRDLLEGTDERGVLDELVERLDLAPIINRNIGDLSGGELQRVAIAACAARDADFYFFDEISPYLDIYQRINSSKLIQELSAEKAVLVVEHDLAILDMLSDVVQVAYGVPGGYGVVTHPKGVRVAINQYLKGFLPEENVRIRPDAITFEVHPPRVETDIASLVDYSAFSKKYGDTFSLETDAGSLKQGEVIGIVGPNGIGKSTFVQILAGEIEPDEGEMDIDVSISYKPQYIKGEDTMQVQMFLRSITRRFDTSYYQAEVVKPLQLEPLFEKMLSDLSGGELQRVAIAACLSRDADLYILDEPSAHLDVEQRSLATKAIKRFAENNGKTALVVDHDIYMIDMLSERLIVFEGTPAVYGKAHRPSSMQDGMNKFLSDLNITFRRDEDTARPRVNKQGSRLDREQKAEGEYYYRLDE; encoded by the coding sequence ATGCGAATTGCAATATTGAACAAGGATAGATGCCAGCCAAGGCGATGCAGCCACGAATGTGAAAAATACTGTCCGAGGGTCAGGACCGGCGATGAGACCATTGTCTTTGGAGAGGACGGCAAGGCCATCATCTCCGAGGAACTCTGTGTAGGTTGCGGCATCTGTATCAACAAATGTCCTTTTGATGCCATTATGATAATCGGTCTGCCTGAAGCATTGACCGAACCAACCCACAGGTATGGTCCCAATGGATTTGCCCTCTATGGGCTCCCCACGCCTCAGGTAGGCAGGGTTACTGGTATCCTTGGACCTAACGGTATCGGTAAAAGTACTTCCGTCCAGATACTTTCAGGAGCTGTTGTTCCTAACTTCGGTGGCGATAACAACGACTGGGATAAGGTTCTGGAGCACTATTCCGGAACTGCCATGCATGATTATTTCAAAGATGTGATCGATGGCAAGATCAAGGTATCCCAAAAACCACAATATGTGGATATGATCCCGAAAGCTTTCAATGGCAAGACCCGTGATCTTCTGGAAGGTACCGATGAGCGAGGTGTACTGGATGAGCTTGTTGAAAGGCTCGATCTGGCTCCTATAATCAACCGCAATATCGGAGACCTCAGTGGTGGTGAACTGCAGAGGGTTGCCATTGCAGCCTGTGCCGCAAGGGATGCTGACTTCTATTTCTTTGATGAGATCAGTCCATATCTGGATATCTACCAGCGTATCAATTCCTCTAAGCTCATACAGGAGCTTTCAGCCGAAAAGGCAGTCCTTGTCGTGGAACACGATCTTGCTATACTGGATATGCTGTCAGATGTCGTTCAGGTAGCCTATGGTGTGCCTGGCGGGTACGGTGTAGTGACCCACCCCAAAGGCGTGCGTGTAGCTATCAACCAGTACCTCAAGGGTTTCCTTCCTGAAGAGAACGTTCGTATCCGTCCGGATGCCATAACTTTCGAGGTCCATCCTCCACGCGTGGAAACGGATATTGCATCACTCGTGGATTACAGTGCATTCTCCAAGAAATACGGCGATACCTTCTCACTTGAGACAGATGCCGGCTCCCTTAAACAGGGAGAGGTTATCGGTATCGTAGGTCCCAATGGTATTGGTAAATCCACCTTTGTCCAGATTCTTGCAGGGGAGATCGAGCCTGATGAGGGCGAGATGGACATTGATGTTTCCATCTCCTACAAGCCACAGTATATCAAAGGTGAAGACACGATGCAGGTACAGATGTTCCTGAGGAGCATTACCCGCAGGTTCGATACAAGTTACTATCAGGCAGAAGTTGTCAAGCCACTCCAGCTTGAACCTCTCTTCGAGAAAATGCTCAGTGATCTCAGTGGTGGTGAGCTGCAGAGGGTAGCAATTGCTGCATGTCTCTCAAGGGATGCCGACCTTTACATCCTTGACGAGCCAAGTGCACACCTTGATGTGGAACAGCGTTCCCTTGCCACAAAAGCCATCAAGAGGTTTGCTGAGAACAACGGTAAGACCGCTCTGGTGGTAGACCATGACATATACATGATCGATATGCTCAGCGAAAGGCTGATCGTTTTCGAAGGTACGCCTGCTGTTTATGGTAAAGCACACCGTCCATCGAGTATGCAGGATGGTATGAATAAGTTCCTTTCAGACCTTAATATCACGTTCAGAAGGGATGAGGATACAGCACGTCCAAGGGTTAACAAGCAGGGTTCCCGCCTTGACAGGGAACAGAAAGCAGAGGGTGAATATTACTACAGGCTGGATGAGTGA
- a CDS encoding bifunctional 2-polyprenyl-6-hydroxyphenol methylase/3-demethylubiquinol 3-O-methyltransferase UbiG, which yields MTQGPASCPHFSAWDREYSHVRWGGAAPIEPIRSRIPDGCRILDAGSGKGRHLLPLSNFYDCTGIDVSPTALKASREYLAKREREAQHAVSSITDLPFANNSFDGIVCFGVLQHLLESEREKAVSEFKRILKPGGTIFLEVFGVKDMRYGGDAVEPHTFVRQSGIIYHYFTKEEVQNLFRDFGMLDINDVITEKKFKGESHTRHMINGTIQLTSEEDTEIC from the coding sequence ATGACACAAGGACCGGCATCCTGCCCTCATTTTTCAGCATGGGACAGGGAATATTCCCATGTCAGATGGGGCGGTGCAGCACCGATCGAACCGATCCGCTCCCGCATCCCTGATGGATGCCGTATCCTTGATGCAGGCTCGGGGAAAGGTCGCCACCTTCTCCCCTTATCTAATTTTTACGATTGCACTGGCATCGATGTATCTCCCACAGCACTGAAAGCTTCAAGGGAATATCTTGCAAAACGTGAACGTGAAGCACAACATGCCGTATCTTCAATAACCGATCTTCCTTTTGCAAACAACAGCTTTGATGGAATCGTTTGTTTTGGAGTATTACAGCATCTCCTGGAAAGCGAACGTGAAAAGGCAGTATCAGAATTCAAGCGGATACTGAAACCCGGAGGAACGATCTTCCTGGAGGTATTCGGGGTTAAAGATATGCGATATGGAGGAGATGCCGTTGAACCCCACACATTTGTACGCCAGAGCGGGATAATCTACCATTATTTTACAAAAGAAGAAGTGCAGAATCTTTTCCGGGACTTCGGGATGCTGGACATCAATGATGTAATTACGGAAAAAAAGTTCAAGGGCGAGTCACACACCCGCCATATGATCAACGGAACTATCCAGCTGACATCAGAAGAAGATACCGAGATATGCTAA
- a CDS encoding DUF3656 domain-containing protein → MSKKPELLAPAGNWESFIAAVENGADAVYLGAKTLGARAYAGNFTLEEIREAIDHAHLRGVKVFVTVNTLVKDSEIGKAAKMLCSLSEYGADAVLVQDIGLLSLAKEIVPELPIHASTQMTIHNSEGVRFLEDLGVKRAVLAREMSLEEIKEVKQATNVEIETFVHGALCISYSGQCLMSSMIGGRSGNRGHCAQPCRKMYELELDGELIDTDGPYLLSPKDLNTTEMLPQLIEAGVDSFKIEGRMKRPEYVAGVVSTYRRLIDRYMADPDSYFVSSEESLVLEQLFNREFTDVYLEGTSRTDMMSREQPYNRGVVAGTVVGYNSDDRRILVELSTELALGDGIGAEGLENAGENITRMVLNGEEVDSGTKGDIVEIPFFEKVRSGNLIYRTMDRSLMDSLKKTFTSPKPIRKVHVRIRADIAAGSVLQLEMVDADDNAVSVESDYVVEVAQKKPTTQEQVIQQLSKLGNSVFEPIDVDVTVTGDIFIPIRALNDIRNMAVSQLEALRIEKARRNPKDSCEIPDVACEEVHPGKPLLVVSVDESRRLEGAISGGADVIYVGGEIFRGREPLDLKEAFERCNKEGRKIYVNTPKIVSDEDMGRVQETLRFAKGLGFDGAVVSNYGTFRLAKGVGMDVVIDSPMNVFNLHSYVSMKQLGADSVVLSPEMSLSQVEDVAQCGAVECIVHGRLEVMESRYCMVGDLFSTGAGCSRPCENGEFELFDEKEYCFPVLMDDDCRMHVLNSKELCMIENIGKLVKAGVTSVRIEARTMDASKVKKVTQRYRVALDGKKKAGKCKDITDGYTSGHYMRGVL, encoded by the coding sequence ATGAGCAAAAAACCTGAACTTCTGGCCCCGGCAGGCAATTGGGAATCTTTTATAGCTGCTGTTGAAAATGGGGCGGATGCTGTATATCTTGGTGCTAAGACGCTGGGTGCCAGGGCATATGCCGGCAATTTTACCCTTGAAGAGATACGGGAAGCTATTGATCATGCACATCTTCGGGGTGTCAAGGTCTTTGTTACGGTAAATACACTGGTCAAGGATTCGGAGATCGGAAAAGCTGCGAAAATGTTGTGCTCGCTGAGCGAATACGGTGCAGATGCGGTCCTCGTCCAGGATATCGGTTTGCTTTCCCTTGCAAAAGAGATAGTTCCCGAACTTCCGATACATGCAAGCACCCAGATGACCATTCATAATAGTGAAGGTGTACGTTTTCTTGAAGACCTTGGTGTCAAAAGGGCTGTACTTGCAAGGGAAATGTCCCTTGAAGAGATAAAGGAAGTAAAGCAGGCTACCAACGTTGAGATCGAAACTTTCGTCCATGGTGCACTTTGTATCTCCTATTCAGGTCAATGTCTCATGAGTAGTATGATCGGTGGCAGGAGTGGCAATCGTGGGCACTGTGCCCAGCCCTGCCGGAAGATGTACGAACTGGAACTGGATGGTGAACTGATTGACACCGATGGCCCTTACCTCTTAAGCCCGAAAGATCTTAACACAACAGAAATGCTGCCACAACTGATCGAAGCAGGCGTGGATTCCTTCAAGATAGAAGGCAGGATGAAAAGGCCGGAATATGTGGCAGGTGTTGTGAGCACATACAGGCGTTTGATCGATCGCTACATGGCTGATCCGGATTCGTATTTCGTATCCTCTGAGGAATCTCTTGTACTTGAACAGCTTTTCAACAGGGAATTTACTGATGTTTATCTTGAGGGCACATCAAGAACAGACATGATGAGTCGAGAGCAACCATACAATCGTGGCGTGGTTGCAGGTACTGTTGTAGGATACAACAGTGATGACAGGCGTATCCTGGTAGAGCTTTCCACCGAGCTGGCGTTAGGGGACGGGATCGGTGCCGAAGGGCTGGAAAATGCAGGTGAGAATATCACACGCATGGTCCTGAATGGTGAAGAAGTTGATTCCGGTACAAAAGGTGATATTGTTGAGATCCCGTTCTTTGAAAAGGTTCGTTCCGGGAACTTAATTTACAGAACTATGGACCGGTCCTTAATGGACTCGCTGAAAAAGACATTCACATCTCCAAAGCCGATACGAAAAGTTCATGTGAGGATCAGGGCAGATATCGCTGCAGGTTCAGTATTGCAGTTGGAAATGGTGGATGCTGATGACAATGCGGTGTCTGTGGAATCTGATTATGTTGTTGAGGTCGCCCAGAAGAAACCGACAACGCAAGAGCAGGTCATCCAGCAGCTCTCAAAATTAGGCAATTCTGTTTTTGAGCCTATTGATGTGGATGTGACTGTTACGGGAGATATATTCATTCCCATAAGGGCACTTAACGATATCAGGAACATGGCAGTGTCCCAACTGGAAGCTTTAAGGATCGAAAAAGCGCGACGTAACCCTAAAGACAGCTGTGAAATTCCTGATGTCGCCTGTGAGGAAGTGCATCCGGGTAAGCCCTTGCTGGTTGTAAGTGTTGATGAGTCCCGGAGGCTTGAGGGTGCTATCAGTGGCGGAGCAGATGTCATCTATGTCGGTGGGGAAATTTTCAGGGGCAGGGAGCCTCTGGATCTGAAAGAAGCCTTCGAGAGATGTAATAAAGAGGGTCGGAAGATCTACGTGAACACTCCGAAGATCGTATCTGATGAAGATATGGGTCGCGTGCAGGAAACGCTCAGGTTTGCAAAGGGCCTTGGGTTTGATGGTGCAGTGGTCTCGAACTATGGTACATTCAGGCTTGCAAAAGGTGTGGGTATGGATGTGGTCATTGATAGTCCGATGAATGTTTTCAATCTGCATTCCTATGTATCCATGAAGCAACTTGGTGCCGATTCAGTTGTACTGTCTCCGGAAATGTCATTGTCCCAGGTGGAAGATGTCGCACAATGCGGTGCGGTGGAGTGCATTGTCCACGGCAGGCTTGAGGTCATGGAATCACGATACTGTATGGTCGGTGACCTGTTCAGTACAGGAGCCGGATGTTCCCGCCCGTGCGAGAATGGGGAGTTCGAGTTGTTCGATGAGAAAGAGTATTGTTTCCCGGTTCTCATGGATGACGATTGCAGGATGCATGTGCTGAACTCAAAAGAGCTTTGCATGATCGAGAATATTGGCAAACTTGTCAAGGCAGGTGTGACATCGGTGAGGATCGAGGCAAGGACTATGGATGCTTCGAAGGTGAAAAAGGTCACACAACGCTATCGTGTTGCTCTGGATGGTAAAAAGAAGGCTGGAAAATGCAAGGATATTACTGATGGCTATACTTCAGGCCATTACATGAGGGGAGTTCTATGA
- a CDS encoding MBL fold metallo-hydrolase, producing MGVLACRQKNSRGTFKPHLAVRFRSEDGKVCTFSVDSTRVPKKQPQPDAYLITHAHSDHHGKSAMLSELSVCTDKTAVALEIRHDRKFKGKTVDMCGFIEVNGTTVRTYPTGHTAGAVAFYWVNDVGTRILVTGDVKDPSALPKCDLLITEANYGDHTDPSCHFEDDVEGFRDALQSGSRVAFGAYAFGKAQRAVELLREIGHDGPIAMEEKSLMLSNRLLDEPGELVGLGEFDEDAVCIVPPWDLGKLPRNMAKYVMTGRQDYYYPSIQISDHLDANGLVDMVERIDPEMTLVYHPGGDRPGKFASYLNSIGRGAVCLEDVDNILGNDFL from the coding sequence ATGGGAGTTCTGGCGTGCCGCCAGAAGAATTCGCGAGGAACTTTTAAGCCCCATCTTGCTGTAAGGTTCAGGTCAGAAGATGGGAAGGTTTGCACGTTTTCCGTTGATTCCACACGTGTCCCGAAAAAACAACCTCAACCGGATGCCTATCTCATAACTCATGCTCATTCTGATCACCACGGCAAGTCTGCCATGCTCTCTGAGCTTTCGGTCTGTACTGATAAGACCGCAGTAGCGCTTGAGATACGCCATGATCGCAAGTTCAAAGGCAAGACCGTTGACATGTGCGGATTCATAGAGGTCAATGGCACAACTGTACGGACATATCCCACAGGGCATACTGCAGGAGCAGTTGCATTTTACTGGGTTAATGATGTCGGGACGCGGATACTTGTCACAGGGGATGTGAAGGACCCTTCCGCATTGCCAAAATGTGATTTGCTGATCACCGAGGCAAATTACGGAGATCATACCGATCCTTCATGTCATTTTGAGGATGATGTCGAGGGCTTCAGGGATGCCCTGCAATCCGGCTCCCGGGTTGCTTTTGGAGCATATGCTTTTGGAAAAGCGCAGCGTGCGGTGGAGCTTTTGCGTGAGATCGGGCATGATGGTCCTATTGCCATGGAAGAAAAATCACTGATGCTTTCAAACAGGCTTCTGGATGAACCCGGGGAACTTGTGGGATTGGGCGAGTTTGATGAGGATGCTGTTTGCATCGTGCCTCCGTGGGATCTGGGGAAGCTACCTCGTAACATGGCCAAATATGTGATGACGGGCAGACAGGACTATTATTATCCATCGATTCAAATAAGTGACCATCTGGATGCGAACGGGCTTGTGGATATGGTCGAGAGGATCGATCCCGAAATGACCCTGGTGTATCATCCGGGTGGAGATCGGCCCGGTAAATTCGCTTCTTACCTGAACAGCATTGGAAGGGGAGCTGTTTGCCTTGAGGATGTTGACAACATTCTTGGCAATGATTTCCTCTGA
- the cofE gene encoding coenzyme F420-0:L-glutamate ligase, with protein MQVIGIRTPLIKPGDNIVEVLISSLNENEIFLQDGDVLVLAESAVATSEGRMVDLSTVVPGKEAEELAHKYCVDSREMELVLCECDEIIGGVPGAALTITKGTLSPNAGIDGSNAPEGHVVLLPENAQKSAARIRAGMEEFCCCHLGVIIGDSRTQPLRLGCVGVALGTSGIVPVEDARGSKDLFGKTLHITRKAVADNLVSASQLLMGEADECIPCVLIRGAPVKMVKGSEEMPLFTPEECMYYSNIKRK; from the coding sequence ATGCAGGTCATTGGTATACGCACTCCCCTGATTAAACCGGGGGATAATATCGTAGAAGTGCTAATCTCTTCCCTCAATGAAAATGAGATATTCCTGCAGGACGGGGATGTGCTGGTGCTGGCAGAGTCTGCAGTGGCCACATCAGAAGGCAGGATGGTAGATCTTTCCACGGTCGTCCCGGGAAAAGAAGCAGAGGAACTTGCACACAAGTACTGTGTGGATTCCAGGGAAATGGAGCTTGTTCTCTGTGAATGCGATGAGATCATCGGCGGTGTACCGGGAGCAGCTCTTACGATCACAAAGGGAACCCTTTCCCCGAATGCCGGTATAGACGGTTCCAACGCACCTGAGGGTCATGTGGTCCTCCTGCCTGAGAACGCACAAAAAAGTGCAGCCAGGATCCGTGCCGGCATGGAGGAGTTCTGCTGCTGTCATCTCGGGGTAATAATCGGGGACAGCAGGACACAGCCTTTGCGCCTTGGGTGCGTGGGTGTGGCACTGGGGACATCAGGCATCGTTCCTGTGGAGGATGCAAGAGGTTCAAAGGACCTTTTCGGTAAGACCCTTCACATAACTCGCAAGGCGGTTGCGGATAATCTGGTCTCTGCTTCCCAGTTGTTGATGGGTGAAGCAGATGAATGCATCCCGTGCGTTCTGATACGTGGTGCACCTGTGAAGATGGTAAAGGGGTCGGAAGAAATGCCACTTTTCACTCCTGAGGAGTGTATGTATTACAGCAATATCAAACGTAAATAA